Proteins from a genomic interval of Trifolium pratense cultivar HEN17-A07 linkage group LG6, ARS_RC_1.1, whole genome shotgun sequence:
- the LOC123890981 gene encoding calmodulin-binding protein 60 C-like isoform X2: MASKRTSYDDDSTKNLHVPSTKRIKHHDDGKPEHQQHPLFPGLTLNGWVNPSPRRRLTLCFMNNLPQRNYTQSRIKAEGNKPLRVELRDAENHHIVRDEGSSMKIKICVLHGDFRKQDWTAEEFDKQIVIPREGKGSLLKGDTVISLKHGVAFINNVEFTDISKGRTKQVRLGAKIVRSNSIGSDIKEGRSEPFRVWHYRVKAYKKHNRPSMNDEVSRLRGIGGKRRDKLALHGIVSVKDFLQLYKTNKASLREKIGNIAEKSWKTIIAHVKECDVDDDEEEERVKQHAYKNLNDPKQMPIDTTTNGLVETSTGLQTAQYGGQDQILEQLDFAIPPQGQYTDPTSFNQSFAYQPEMWPSTSISQSDIGSEFYNQMLPMGEMPPYNFSEAYNFDGASQITQFGSYSLEQVNANPLPFVYVDAAGPSNHSSSHNFAVHVSSNLKPKKDWQKIRSAVKWFMLYVTKRDEFWFICTP; encoded by the exons ATGGCATCGAAGAGGACATCTTATGATGATGATAGTACTAAGAATCTTCATGTTCCTAGTACTAAACGAATCAAACATCATGATGATGGCAAACCAGAACATCAACAACACCCTTTATTTCC TGGCTTGACCCTTAATGGGTGGGTCAACCCATCTCCAAGAAGACGTTTAACATTGTGCTTCATGAACAATTTGCCTCAAAGAAATTACACACAATCTAGAATCAAAGCTGAGGGAAATAAACCACTTCGAGTTGAACTGCGCGATGCTGAAAATCACCACATAGTGAGGGATGAGGGTTCATCAATGAAGATCAAAATCTGTGTCTTACATGGTGACTTTAGAAAACAAGATTGGACTGCTGAGGAATTTGATAAGCAAATTGTAATTCCAAGAGAGGGAAAAGGATCACTGCTGAAAGGAGATACAGTCATTTCACTAAAACATGGAGTTGCTTTCATCAACAACGTGGAGTTTACTGATATATCTAAGGGAAGAACCAAACAAGTTCGGTTAGGGGCTAAAATAGTCCGATCTAATTCAATTGGATCGGATATTAAGGAAGGTAGAAGCGAACCTTTTAGGGTCTGGCATTATCGAGTAAAGG CTTACAAGAAACACAATCGTCCATCAATGAACGATGAGGTATCACGTCTGAGAGGAATAGGTGGTAAACGTCGTGACAAGTTGGCCTTGCATGGAATAGTAAGTGTTAAGGATTTTTTGCAGTTGTACAAAACCAATAAAGCTTCATTAAGAgag AAAATAGGCAACATTGCAGAGAAGTCATGGAAGACAATTATTGCACATGTCAAAGAGTGTGATGTAGATGATGATGAGGAGGAGGAAAGAGTTAAGCAACATGCTTACAAAAATTTGAATGATCCGAAACAAATGCCAATTGATACAACAACAAATGGTTTGGTGGAGACATCAACAGGTTTACAAACTGCACAATATGGTGGCCAAGATCAAATTCTGGAACAACTTGACTTTGCAATTCCTCCGCAAG GCCAGTATACTGATCCTACAAGCTTTAACCAATCATTTGCATACCAACCAGAAATGTGGCCATCCACCTCAATCTCACAGAGTGACATAGGCTCTGAATTTTATAACCAAATGTTACCAATGGGAGAAATGCCACCATATAATTTCTCTGAAGCATATAATTTTGATGGAGCCTCACAAATTACTCAATTTGGAAGCTACTCATTGGAACAAGTAAATGCAAATCCTTTGCCCTTTGTTTATGTTGATGCAGCAGGACCTAGCAATCATTCCTCTTCCCACAACTTTGCTGTGCATGTATCAAGCAATTTGAAACCGAAAAAAGATTGGCAAAAGATTCGATCAGCTGTCAAATGGTTCATGCTGTATGTGACTAAGAGGGACGAATTTTGGTTCATATGTACTCCCTGA
- the LOC123890981 gene encoding calmodulin-binding protein 60 C-like isoform X1, with protein sequence MASKRTSYDDDSTKNLHVPSTKRIKHHDDGKPEHQQHPLFPSGLTLNGWVNPSPRRRLTLCFMNNLPQRNYTQSRIKAEGNKPLRVELRDAENHHIVRDEGSSMKIKICVLHGDFRKQDWTAEEFDKQIVIPREGKGSLLKGDTVISLKHGVAFINNVEFTDISKGRTKQVRLGAKIVRSNSIGSDIKEGRSEPFRVWHYRVKAYKKHNRPSMNDEVSRLRGIGGKRRDKLALHGIVSVKDFLQLYKTNKASLREKIGNIAEKSWKTIIAHVKECDVDDDEEEERVKQHAYKNLNDPKQMPIDTTTNGLVETSTGLQTAQYGGQDQILEQLDFAIPPQGQYTDPTSFNQSFAYQPEMWPSTSISQSDIGSEFYNQMLPMGEMPPYNFSEAYNFDGASQITQFGSYSLEQVNANPLPFVYVDAAGPSNHSSSHNFAVHVSSNLKPKKDWQKIRSAVKWFMLYVTKRDEFWFICTP encoded by the exons ATGGCATCGAAGAGGACATCTTATGATGATGATAGTACTAAGAATCTTCATGTTCCTAGTACTAAACGAATCAAACATCATGATGATGGCAAACCAGAACATCAACAACACCCTTTATTTCC CAGTGGCTTGACCCTTAATGGGTGGGTCAACCCATCTCCAAGAAGACGTTTAACATTGTGCTTCATGAACAATTTGCCTCAAAGAAATTACACACAATCTAGAATCAAAGCTGAGGGAAATAAACCACTTCGAGTTGAACTGCGCGATGCTGAAAATCACCACATAGTGAGGGATGAGGGTTCATCAATGAAGATCAAAATCTGTGTCTTACATGGTGACTTTAGAAAACAAGATTGGACTGCTGAGGAATTTGATAAGCAAATTGTAATTCCAAGAGAGGGAAAAGGATCACTGCTGAAAGGAGATACAGTCATTTCACTAAAACATGGAGTTGCTTTCATCAACAACGTGGAGTTTACTGATATATCTAAGGGAAGAACCAAACAAGTTCGGTTAGGGGCTAAAATAGTCCGATCTAATTCAATTGGATCGGATATTAAGGAAGGTAGAAGCGAACCTTTTAGGGTCTGGCATTATCGAGTAAAGG CTTACAAGAAACACAATCGTCCATCAATGAACGATGAGGTATCACGTCTGAGAGGAATAGGTGGTAAACGTCGTGACAAGTTGGCCTTGCATGGAATAGTAAGTGTTAAGGATTTTTTGCAGTTGTACAAAACCAATAAAGCTTCATTAAGAgag AAAATAGGCAACATTGCAGAGAAGTCATGGAAGACAATTATTGCACATGTCAAAGAGTGTGATGTAGATGATGATGAGGAGGAGGAAAGAGTTAAGCAACATGCTTACAAAAATTTGAATGATCCGAAACAAATGCCAATTGATACAACAACAAATGGTTTGGTGGAGACATCAACAGGTTTACAAACTGCACAATATGGTGGCCAAGATCAAATTCTGGAACAACTTGACTTTGCAATTCCTCCGCAAG GCCAGTATACTGATCCTACAAGCTTTAACCAATCATTTGCATACCAACCAGAAATGTGGCCATCCACCTCAATCTCACAGAGTGACATAGGCTCTGAATTTTATAACCAAATGTTACCAATGGGAGAAATGCCACCATATAATTTCTCTGAAGCATATAATTTTGATGGAGCCTCACAAATTACTCAATTTGGAAGCTACTCATTGGAACAAGTAAATGCAAATCCTTTGCCCTTTGTTTATGTTGATGCAGCAGGACCTAGCAATCATTCCTCTTCCCACAACTTTGCTGTGCATGTATCAAGCAATTTGAAACCGAAAAAAGATTGGCAAAAGATTCGATCAGCTGTCAAATGGTTCATGCTGTATGTGACTAAGAGGGACGAATTTTGGTTCATATGTACTCCCTGA
- the LOC123890981 gene encoding uncharacterized protein LOC123890981 isoform X3 yields MASKRTSYDDDSTKNLHVPSTKRIKHHDDGKPEHQQHPLFPSGLTLNGWVNPSPRRRLTLCFMNNLPQRNYTQSRIKAEGNKPLRVELRDAENHHIVRDEGSSMKIKICVLHGDFRKQDWTAEEFDKQIVIPREGKGSLLKGDTVISLKHGVAFINNVEFTDISKGRTKQVRLGAKIVRSNSIGSDIKEGRSEPFRVWHYRVKAYKKHNRPSMNDEVSRLRGIGGKRRDKLALHGIVSVKDFLQLYKTNKASLREKIGNIAEKSWKTIIAHVKECDVDDDEEEERVKQHAYKNLNDPKQMPIDTTTNGGQDQILEQLDFAIPPQGQYTDPTSFNQSFAYQPEMWPSTSISQSDIGSEFYNQMLPMGEMPPYNFSEAYNFDGASQITQFGSYSLEQVNANPLPFVYVDAAGPSNHSSSHNFAVHVSSNLKPKKDWQKIRSAVKWFMLYVTKRDEFWFICTP; encoded by the exons ATGGCATCGAAGAGGACATCTTATGATGATGATAGTACTAAGAATCTTCATGTTCCTAGTACTAAACGAATCAAACATCATGATGATGGCAAACCAGAACATCAACAACACCCTTTATTTCC CAGTGGCTTGACCCTTAATGGGTGGGTCAACCCATCTCCAAGAAGACGTTTAACATTGTGCTTCATGAACAATTTGCCTCAAAGAAATTACACACAATCTAGAATCAAAGCTGAGGGAAATAAACCACTTCGAGTTGAACTGCGCGATGCTGAAAATCACCACATAGTGAGGGATGAGGGTTCATCAATGAAGATCAAAATCTGTGTCTTACATGGTGACTTTAGAAAACAAGATTGGACTGCTGAGGAATTTGATAAGCAAATTGTAATTCCAAGAGAGGGAAAAGGATCACTGCTGAAAGGAGATACAGTCATTTCACTAAAACATGGAGTTGCTTTCATCAACAACGTGGAGTTTACTGATATATCTAAGGGAAGAACCAAACAAGTTCGGTTAGGGGCTAAAATAGTCCGATCTAATTCAATTGGATCGGATATTAAGGAAGGTAGAAGCGAACCTTTTAGGGTCTGGCATTATCGAGTAAAGG CTTACAAGAAACACAATCGTCCATCAATGAACGATGAGGTATCACGTCTGAGAGGAATAGGTGGTAAACGTCGTGACAAGTTGGCCTTGCATGGAATAGTAAGTGTTAAGGATTTTTTGCAGTTGTACAAAACCAATAAAGCTTCATTAAGAgag AAAATAGGCAACATTGCAGAGAAGTCATGGAAGACAATTATTGCACATGTCAAAGAGTGTGATGTAGATGATGATGAGGAGGAGGAAAGAGTTAAGCAACATGCTTACAAAAATTTGAATGATCCGAAACAAATGCCAATTGATACAACAACAAATG GTGGCCAAGATCAAATTCTGGAACAACTTGACTTTGCAATTCCTCCGCAAG GCCAGTATACTGATCCTACAAGCTTTAACCAATCATTTGCATACCAACCAGAAATGTGGCCATCCACCTCAATCTCACAGAGTGACATAGGCTCTGAATTTTATAACCAAATGTTACCAATGGGAGAAATGCCACCATATAATTTCTCTGAAGCATATAATTTTGATGGAGCCTCACAAATTACTCAATTTGGAAGCTACTCATTGGAACAAGTAAATGCAAATCCTTTGCCCTTTGTTTATGTTGATGCAGCAGGACCTAGCAATCATTCCTCTTCCCACAACTTTGCTGTGCATGTATCAAGCAATTTGAAACCGAAAAAAGATTGGCAAAAGATTCGATCAGCTGTCAAATGGTTCATGCTGTATGTGACTAAGAGGGACGAATTTTGGTTCATATGTACTCCCTGA